A portion of the Manduca sexta isolate Smith_Timp_Sample1 chromosome 20, JHU_Msex_v1.0, whole genome shotgun sequence genome contains these proteins:
- the LOC119189946 gene encoding LOW QUALITY PROTEIN: TBC1 domain family member 5-like (The sequence of the model RefSeq protein was modified relative to this genomic sequence to represent the inferred CDS: deleted 2 bases in 1 codon), with translation MDQDSTDSSSSPSNNGSDCVDFELELPTWSLEQLKKAAIQLRLMRPRSLAWAILLNALPPLNGDIITSIKTHRNFYNDLKLKLSMDPRTVIGDDPLSQNDESVWKQHFCDNELKTLILQDVVRTFPDELYFRDKDVQDTMVRVLFFWARSHSNVGYRQGMHEVLAPLLFELYLDRKFAPNDISDKLKIILDEEYLEHDSFMLFSAVLKGLEKFYVTGEVAPSATGRMPSARTIHNPNEVIKYLERVKVDYLLPIDYELVSFLDQCNISMELFGIRWLRLLFGREFPRSELPHLWGFLFCDGPMLPNLHYVIVAMLVSIRNTLLSAGGGGALCALMRPLWLSAAHVAALALHLRAPHDHHA, from the exons ACTGGAGCTACCGACATGGAGCCTAGAGCAGTTGAAGAAGGCCGCCATACAACTAAGATTGATGCGCCCGCGCAGCCTCGCCTGGGCGATACTGTTAAACGCGCTGCCCCCTCTCAACGGCGATATTATTACAAG cATAAAAACTCACAGGAACTTTTACAAcgatttaaaattgaaactGTCAATGGATCCTCGAACTGTTATTGGTGACGACCCTCTCTCGCAAAACGATGAG AGCGTGTGGAAACAACACTTCTGTGATAATGAGCTGAAGACGTTAATACTACAAGACGTGGTGCGGACATTCCCAGACGAACTGTATTTTAGAGATAAGGATGTACAGGACACTATG GTGCGGGTTTTGTTCTTCTGGGCCCGGTCACACTCGAATGTGGGGTACCGGCAGGGCATGCATGAAGTACTAGCGCCGCTACTCTTCGAACTGTACTTAGATAGGAAATTCGCACCTAATGATATTAG tgacaaattaaagataatattagatGAAGAATATTTGGAACATGACAgttt TATGTTATTCAGTGCGGTATTGAAGGGG TTGGAGAAGTTCTACGTGACGGGAGAGGTGGCGCCCTCTGCCACCGGCCGCATGCCCTCAGCTAGAACGATACAT AATCCAAATGAAGTGATCAAATATTTAGAAAGAGTGAAAGTGGATTATTTATTGCCCATAGACTACGAGCTAGTGTCGTTTTTAGACCAGTGCAATATATCTATGGAACTTTTCGGAAT TCGATGGCTCCGGTTACTTTTCGGCCGGGAGTTCCCCCGTTCAGAATTACCCCACTTATGGGGTTTCCTCTTTTGTGATGGGCCGATGTTACCAAACTTGCATTACGTCATCGTTGCCATGTTGGTGTCAATAAGGAACACAT TGCtgtcggcgggcggcggcggcgcgctgtGTGCGCTGATGCGGCCGCTGTGGCTGTCGGCGGCGCACGTGGCGGCACTAGCGCTGCACCTGCGCGCGCCGCACGACCACCacgcc
- the LOC115443507 gene encoding vacuolar protein sorting-associated protein 51 homolog, producing the protein MAQSKENSENPMDIDGSNFNPDTYLDCLLKCATLKQVMDKEAEIITQSQFLQSEMQTLVYENYNKFISATETVRKMRTDFKIMQEEMNKLSENMNKITSFSAQISESLKDSGNNVRRLCGTRQLLDKLQFLFLLPSQLNKAIVEGRYADAVHDYTHAQRVLQKYGNQPSFQSIQTECSEIIYELKKTLRDRLLSPDTSASELAESVGLLRQLQETDSSLQDIFLSCAESRLDKHLQTLSAMVESTDILEWVEKCNNTLLADLGIVVSCYHEMFQQDNVNIPEFADKIVLQVFHLFEEVMKRPENVGTEILIRGLDKFFRKLQAMTEIISSDSMSGKATDVVIQCINHKATIQSQSIQNQFKDSLMKVRQSLASKGTENTDLKDILNSLQVYLLQKVQASLLDLMAFLQNNLSFGLKPWCAKAVADTCWKVISETMVNLSDMVKKMACVQTSNNNIPFELLLVLAKLCLEMQENGVTTLHTHLVKLLEESAPGLTMESKDTNSVMVHLSTAAQAALDSEVVFIGQTAAQMLRVSVLARDWLRAPEPRGPRAVCRRVVETLASADSAASQLFPTSVKPSSDSSRRTIWSRAPSSFSPLNRIFSERIEVFSPAGADRAALSNGALKVALKALVECVRLRTFGRHGLQQLQVDVHFLQQRLSCMGNDERLLNALLEDALASAQLRCVDPQLMEPSIVDIICERG; encoded by the coding sequence ATGGCACAATCAAAAGAGAATAGTGAGAATCCAATGGACATTGACGGAAGCAACTTTAACCCAGATACGTATTTAGATTGTTTACTAAAATGCGCGACTCTCAAGCAAGTTATGGACAAAGAAGCCGAAATAATAACACAAAGTCAGTTCTTACAATCAGAAATGCAGACTTTAGTCTacgaaaattacaataaatttatatctgcTACCGAAACTGTACGTAAAATGCGTACAGACTTCAAAATAATGCAGGAAGAAATGAAtaagttaagtgaaaatatgaacaaaataacTTCATTTAGTGCTCAGATATCCGAATCCCTCAAAGATAGCGGTAACAATGTTAGAAGGCTATGTGGAACACGACAGCTCCTTGATAAACTGCAATTCTTGTTTCTTTTGCCTTCACAACTAAACAAAGCTATAGTGGAGGGCAGGTATGCCGACGCTGTTCACGATTACACGCATGCTCAGCGAGTCCTACAGAAGTATGGCAATCAACCCTCATTCCAAAGTATACAAACTGAATGCTCAGAAATAATATATGAACTGAAGAAAACCCTGCGGGACAGGTTGTTAAGTCCGGATACATCTGCCTCAGAGCTAGCAGAGAGTGTGGGGCTGTTGAGACAGTTGCAAGAAACTGACTCATCTTTACAGGACATATTCTTGAGCTGTGCTGAGAGCAGACTTGATAAGCATCTCCAAACACTTAGTGCTATGGTGGAGAGCACAGACATATTGGAGTGGGTAGAGAAATGTAACAACACACTGTTAGCAGACTTAGGCATTGTTGTGTCATGTTATCATGAGATGTTTCAACAAGATAATGTTAACATACCAGAATTTGCTGATAAAATAGTCTTGCAAGTATTCCATTTGTTTGAAGAAGTCATGAAAAGACCTGAAAATGTAGGCACTGAGATACTAATCCGAGGTTTAGATAAATTCTTTAGGAAATTGCAGGCCATGACTGAAATCATCTCAAGTGATTCTATGTCAGGTAAAGCAACTGATGTGGTCATACAGTGCATCAACCACAAAGCTACAATACAGTCCCAGTCAATACAGAATCAATTCAAAGATAGCTTGATGAAAGTCAGGCAGTCTTTAGCCAGCAAGGGGACAGAGAATACAGACTTGAAAGACATACTGAATTCACTTCAAGTCTACTTGCTGCAGAAAGTTCAAGCTTCTCTTTTAGATCTGATGGCATTTTTGCAGAATAATCTCTCATTTGGACTTAAGCCATGGTGTGCCAAAGCAGTTGCTGATACATGCTGGAAAGTCATATCTGAAACTATGGTCAACCTCTCAGATATGGTGAAGAAGATGGCTTGTGTCCAAACATCTAACAATAACATTCCCTTTGAGTTACTATTAGTATTGGCGAAATTGTGTTTAGAAATGCAAGAGAATGGAGTTACCACACTGCACACCCACCTGGTGAAATTGTTAGAAGAGTCAGCGCCGGGTTTGACCATGGAAAGCAAGGATACTAACAGTGTAATGGTACACTTGTCTACAGCTGCTCAGGCTGCTTTGGACTCGGAAGTAGTTTTCATTGGACAGACTGCAGCTCAGATGTTGCGGGTGTCCGTATTGGCGAGGGATTGGTTGCGGGCGCCAGAGCCGCGAGGACCGCGCGCTGTGTGCCGGCGAGTGGTGGAAACACTAGCCAGTGCAGACAGCGCTGCGTCACAGCTGTTCCCGACCAGCGTCAAACCTTCCAGCGATTCTAGTCGTAGAACGATTTGGTCGCGCGCTCCTTCCTCGTTTTCTCCCTTGAATAGAATATTCTCTGAGAGGATTGAAGTATTCAGTCCAGCTGGTGCCGACAGAGCAGCTCTTTCTAACGGCGCTTTAAAAGTAGCATTAAAAGCACTAGTGGAATGTGTGAGACTGCGGACATTTGGCAGACACGGCCTCCAGCAATTGCAAGTTGACGTACACTTTCTACAGCAAAGGCTGTCTTGCATGGGCAATGATGAGAGATTATTAAACGCACTCTTAGAAGACGCTCTCGCCTCCGCGCAGCTTCGATGCGTCGATCCTCAACTAATGGAGCCAAGTATTGTAGATATTATTTGTGAGAGAGGATAA
- the LOC115443508 gene encoding uncharacterized protein LOC115443508 codes for MDRLNQLRGAAGGSGDSTLDTTSPPSEAFITANESSSKYFSLSEVDSTFDISPIKDVSLASASGDPERTITDADELISELSPITKKNDRLDSYKIGKQIEAANILSGGVDIFDDNDNSYDGDELVIDDNVELDNKSSPELKQIEPTDNITEPTVMDVETDIASKDTEVVLQIDGKNVDAIDIGNGLYLYRKEGQEELAAVQIIDDDQQQPSFKFLKVRENTEGNLEVYEEIEIEVPKEVPVKEGKSIDKNTSHVPIKDINKVINEPSSNKVADRINKTPQKEIVLTASEVESEVKDVSDSKSEVNLNGKMMKFSESRKSPVIGSFTPMTYHSTPNKEGIPLTKTMVDMQLQPSRHSDNIKKTIEVHTDSGKQKHNETPSKIKDSSEDIKEIDISIIDKEETTLEDREPQHKEGETTELEPDKTDMIMEQVDKSNGAIPNEKQETNQIKTPECVVESADIIIDNETEEDNLVLVTDDLPEDKGLTLDCNNTFEENNVKKLLNLPEPKLSIEEKNIQENKELNVEAPDSSKIISHEKNEIEDNKKLTDIQENSGFAPMTSSLSKTEEAQATSLTTTKIMSEKCDAQQEIKDDIIVNIIKENKEEAKVAKTSTVVPDRPIDTTENFNSNTEKACVEEQPQMVSDKEQINPKMAEQLGSLKEKNVSDVTEVNDGKCIKNEKVATEDIKKEINDKIQEENSTTTKAEKQEITAVEIINKVDIVVNKSLVCEKSVENQLMSTEDVKPTTTYDDKNKFKNDKNKLKDVDSEVKDVKETRITISQEKHTDTVPDIKQLNLNIPKEVQVNKQNEINQNSKAVIEKLITSKAEDSQEASRSNIFLQRNVAIDTTKEMKVPLEADSKQTVANNNAEMKLKTENTSNSSKIVPTAPKTNITLNKTTASSNVKNETSDGKKGISKVSPHVDTKPTNNNNSAVPFGKWTEANRQEFLNKIKEAKVPVNVSNSKPIKNSNDLNRRDVLKKIDSQRQSNNAASKAQESTKINIKNENVFTNKHITVAQEPVMHNVSLDSKIPVKVDSTESKNKDVTKKVARQEIVSKPPVVPIVTPVVTPSTVTAAKKEVVQRKALNAQDLIDKTVEGMINKVYPIKLHAVEGKSTSAKDSNVQRNADAFTSQPSAVSPTTLYAIEMKMNELHGIPFIERPPHELPRPHNPPFKNYNKGDKEKPIENKGTKIPNLLPFSSKNPPKVKESSVDVDSEEEILEHEPVTGDTEMAKKVIPSNLALKEKIGTVDSDSKINVEPPKKETIITENDFDKFARRNSVTYENCITMNFDGKEQHNVIQTVVEKDIVKTNLKNELSGVETTPKLAPKTQTVRQNTNTSKLQLAPKVVSSNDDPSNKNYQSKLQIAYQSALTAKRHLEGPITVIEDKPVKVVYVDANPEFIASKLNVQGQNLSPAKKNVLELDSVNTSDSLDNEMVDTIDDKLQDDSKPKTKHQRKQVLTPVEAPELELIEPGDLGIEVSPKKKRKTEDARTDKAAKNVIHKKSYLLGRTPIVEDKVPKQPEVLKNPVKEPIYRNDNIGSKDTVTALDNLVKAAELLENQSESMNTSIDTNTESQPSTPVKRGRGRPRKYPLPEGAVEKVKVPTPQKKPRLIDAKLTKRDTTTEEEETSDEEIVKENWTMGKINENIVCPICNKLFRSENVVFKHVKHCTGPSPNRSDAEKRSVRRVRQSQESDSKSEDMDIDDEISKDIKKYTPKKRRSKDSSIKSDTDKEDIIVIEDTPVKDKSEKEDDRKHHESRKLSKTKIHNRIVNNLVCEFCGKTFRQLSYLANHKLQHKKEDAKKTEKNSQPSKSVLSCEVCKKEFRKLHHLAQHRSIHNVPTVSSRLSRKSSSEQEETKSEKEENSKQNDDPSAGFRCEPCDKSFRKLHHLVEHRETHDGINRQKIATTVPTVVEKITPPPQCDICKKTFRKLHHLIEHKEQHLETSSEKSDDKSVKSSLSTKDIIHECPLCYMVFPNEHSLNKHHIICQRKKRQSKQPKPILEDGETLDMDETAKSEESKFEDNDEPEIISEEVKVINLDKDDEKEKVDAPLPAENINIIEIIENPPPAEVKEIAVKDQEIPEEEEEIKNPTPKYTTTKVEVPSEIIEVKMKSEEKESQKEVEKVQDVPKKKTPAKSKVIATAIKRQKLSTPAPTETDKSPMETSDDDEVRYMLNPNFKADDTSEGKVFMKVRAKKRNSLQIERPNSKDLIKRRTSLQHPPKIPRLKPKPIEPKVTTSVMRNPAKPPKLEPVPSTDSDDSDVKYSFPKQTPERTTLRERSSRELERKPQRKSLTEKRKTLSGIAKRKSLGKSAGIRHKEAASPPKPVKRRTTEVGHRCDCGQLFSSAALLSRHTSLAHTPPRIRKRRSPPPDVAKPAIKPPPKNIDKPKQTVGSRKSSVRSDTSTSNTKSTVTTRKSSVKTDAKTPTDTRKSIKPVEKVEPKTSNAPNAKGRRSIATRTTAIPDKGKKPMQKSKI; via the exons AGAGAACACTGAGGGAAATCTAGAAGTGTATGAAGAGATAGAGATAGAAGTACCAAAAGAAGTG ccTGTAAAAGAAGGGAAATCAATTGATAAGAACACATCACATGTGCCTatcaaagatataaataaagttataaatgaaCCATCAAGCAACAAAGTTGCtgatagaataaataaaactccACAAAAAGAGATTGTATTGACTGCAAGCGAAGTGGAAAGTGAAGTCAAAGATGTATCTGATTCCAAATCAGAAGTTAACTTGAATGGGAAAATGATGAAATTCAGTGAATCACGCAAATCTCCTGTTATTGGCTCTTTCACACCTATGACATATCACTCAACACCTAACAAAGAGGGCATACCACTTACAAAAACTATGGTGGACATGCAGTTACAACCAAGCAGACATTCagataatataaagaaaactatTGAAGTTCACACTGATAGTGGCAAACAGAAACACAATGAAACGCCTAGTAAAATTAAAGATTCCAGTGAAGATATTAAGGAAATTGATATATCTATTATTGATAAAGAAGAAACCACTTTAGAAGATAGGGAGCCACAACATAAGGAAGGTGAGACAACAGAGCTTGAGCCTGACAAGACTGATATGATTATGGAACAAGTTGACAAAAGCAATGGCGCTATTCCAAATGAAAAACAAGAaaccaatcaaattaaaacaccaGAATGTGTTGTGGAAAGTGCTGACATTATTATTGATAATGAAACTGAAGAAGATAACTTAGTTCTTGTAACAGATGATTTACCTGAAGATAAAGGATTAACCCTTGATTGTAATAATACATTTGAagaaaacaatgtaaaaaaattgttgaatttGCCAGAGCCTAAACTTagtattgaagaaaaaaatatacaagaaaaCAAAGAGCTAAATGTTGAGGCACCTGACTCATCGAAAATTATATCTCATGAGAAAAATGAAATAGAAGATAATAAAAAGTTGACTGATATCCAAGAAAACAGTGGATTTGCACCAATGACATCAAGTTTGTCAAAAACCGAGGAAGCACAGGCTACATCACTTACAACCACTAAAATAATGTCTGAGAAATGTGATGCTCAACAAGAAATAAAAGATGacattatagtaaatattattaaagaaaataaagaggAAGCTAAAGTTGCGAAAACTTCGACAGTGGtaccagatcgccctattgatacaacagaaaattttaatagtaatacGGAGAAAGCTTGTGTGGAAGAACAGCCTCAAATGGTATCTGATAAAGAGCAGATTAACCCTAAAATGGCCGAACAGTTAGGCagtttaaaagaaaagaatgtTAGTGATGTTACGGAAGTCAATGAtggaaaatgtataaaaaatgaaaaggTGGCTACTGAAGATATTAAAAAGGAAATCAATGATAAAATACAAGAGGAAAATTCGACTACTACCAAAGCAGAAAAACAGGAAATTACGGcagtagaaataataaataaagttgataTTGTAGTGAACAAATCCCTGGTATGTGAGAAAAGTGTGGAAAACCAGTTAATGAGCACAGAGGATGTTAAACCCACGACCACAtatgatgataaaaataaatttaaaaatgataaaaataaattaaaagatgtTGATTCTGAAGTCAAAGATGTTAAAGAAACACGAATTACAATATCTCAAGAAAAACATACTGATACAGTTCCAGATATAAAACAACTTAACTTAAACATACCTAAAGAAGTACAAGTCAATAAACAGaatgaaataaatcaaaattcaaAAGCTGTTATAGAAAAGCTAATAACTAGTAAAGCAGAGGATAGTCAAGAAGCAAgtcgttcaaatatttttttacaaagaaatGTGGCTATAGACACGACAAAAGAAATGAAGGTGCCTTTGGAGGCTGACAGTAAACAAACTGTTGCTAATAATAATGCTGAGATGAAATTAAAAACGGAGAATACTAGTAATAGCAGCAAGATTGTGCCAACTGCTCCCAAGACAAATATAACTCTTAATAAAACTACCGCATCATCTaatgtaaaaaatgaaacatctGACGGCAAAAAGGGAATTTCTAAAGTAAGCCCCCATGTAGATACAAAacctactaataataataattctgcTGTCCCATTTGGTAAATGGACAGAGGCTAATAGACAagagtttttaaacaaaataaaagaagcCAAAGTACCCGTAAATGTTTCAAACagtaaaccaataaaaaattcGAATGATTTAAATCGACGTGATGTCTTAAAGAAAATTGATAGTCAAAGACAGTCTAATAATGCTGCATCAAAAGCCCAAGAGTCcacgaaaattaatattaaaaatgagaatgtgtttactaacaaacatataacTGTTGCTCAAGAACCTGTAATGCACAACGTTAGCCTAGATAGTAAAATTCCTGTAAAAGTAGATTCAACAGAATCAAAAAATAAAGATGTTACTAAAAAAGTTGCCAGGCAAGAAATTGTCAGTAAACCTCCAGTTGTGCCAATAGTGACTCCAGTTGTGACACCAAGCACTGTTACAGCTGCTAAAAAAGAAGTAGTGCAAAGGAAAGCACTTAATGCTCAAGACTTGATAGATAAAACCGTAGAAGgtatgataaataaagtatatccAATCAAACTTCATGCAGTTGAGGGTAAATCTACTTCGGCTAAAGATTCTAATGTACAACGAAATGCCGATGCATTTACTAGTCAACCTAGTGCTGTCTCACCCACAACTTTATATGCGattgaaatgaaaatgaatgaGTTGCACGGAATCCCATTTATAGAGAGACCGCCACACGAGTTACCTCGACCACACAACCCgccttttaaaaattacaacaagGGGGATAAGGAAAAACCCATAGAAAACAAAGGAACAAAAATACCGAATCTCTTACCATTTTCCAGTAAGAATCCACCTAAAGTGAAAGAAAGTTCAGTAGATGTTGATTCggaagaagaaatattagaacATGAGCCCGTCACGGGTGATACAGAAATGGCTAAGAAAGTTATTCCGTCTAATCTTGCTCTTAAAGAAAAAATAGGGACTGTCGACTCTGATTCTAAAATTAATGTTGAACCTCCTAAAAAAGAAACCATTATAACAgaaaatgattttgataaatttgcgAGACGAAATTCGGTAACGTACGAAAACTGTATTACTATGAATTTTGACGGGAAAGAGCAGCACAATGTTATTCAAACGGTAGTGGAAAAGGATATTGTAAAAACCAATCTCAAAAATGAACTGTCGGGTGTCGAAACTACCCCAAAACTGGCTCCAAAAACACAAACTGTACGCCAGAATACAAATACAAGTAAACTTCAGTTGGCGCCAAAAGTAGTCTCCTCCAATGATGACCCTTCCAATAAGAATTATCAGTCTAAACTACAAATAGCTTATCAGTCAGCATTAACTGCGAAACGCCATTTAGAGGGTCCAATAACAGTGATTGAAGATAAACCTGTCAAAGTAGTTTATGTGGATGCGAATCCAGAATTTATAGCAAGCAAGTTGAATGTGCAGGGTCAAAACTTGTCTCCTGCTAAGAAAAATGTTCTAGAATTAGATTCCGTAAACACTAGCGATTCATTAGACAATGAAATGGTCGACACAATTGATGACAAATTACAGGATGATTCAAAGCCTAAAACCAAACATCAGAGAAAACAAGTTTTAACTCCAGTAGAGGCCCCGGAATTAGAACTGATTGAGCCAGGAGATTTAGGAATTGAAGTTTCCcccaaaaagaaaagaaaaacggAAGACGCTCGTACTGACAAAGCCGCGAAAAATGTAATTCATAAAAAGTCATACTTACTTGGCCGCACTCCAATTGTAGAAGATAAGGTGCCTAAACAACCAGAAGTCCTGAAAAATCCTGTAAAGGAGCCTATATACCGAAATGACAATATAGGAAGTAAAGATACCGTCACGGCATTAGATAATTTAGTCAAAGCTGCTGAGCTTTTAGAAAATCAATCTGAATCCATGAATACAAGTATCGATACAAATACCGAAAGCCAGCCTAGTACACCTGTTAAAAGGGGAAGAGGTCGGCCAAGAAAATACCCTCTACCCGAAGGTGCTGTAGAGAAGGTTAAAGTCCCCACCCCTCAAAAGAAACCCCGACTGATTGATGCTAAACTAACCAAACGTGATACGACGACAGAAGAAGAAGAGACTTCTGATGAAGAAATTGTCAAAGAGAATTGGACAATgggaaaaataaatgaaaacattgtGTGCCCtatatgcaataaattatttagatctGAAAATGTAGTTTTCAAACATGTGAAACACTGCACTGGACCATCGCCGAACCGTTCTGATGCAGAAAAAAGGAGCGTAAGGCGGGTCAGACAATCACAGGAGTCTGACTCGAAGTCAGAAGACATGGATATTGATGACGAAATATCAAAAGACATAAAGAAATACACCCCAAAGAAACGAAGATCCAAAGATTCTAGTATCAAATCTGATACTGATAAAGaagatattattgttatcgaagacACGCCTGTCAAAGATAAATCCGAAAAAGAAGATGATAGAAAACATCACGAGTCTAGAAAATTATCAAAGACTAAAATTCACAATAGAATCGTAAACAATCTTGTGTGTGAATTCTGTGGGAAAACTTTCAGGCAACTGTCTTATTTAGCAAATCATAAATTACAGCATAAGAAAGAAGATGCTAAGAAAACGGAAAAAAATAGCCAACCGTCGAAATCCGTTCTCAGTTGTGAAGTTTGTAAGAAAGAATTTAGAAAACTGCATCATCTGGCGCAACATCGATCCATCCATAATGTGCCAACAGTTTCATCGAGGCTATCGAGGAAAAGTTCATCGGAACAAGAGGAAACTAAATCTGAAAAAGAggaaaattcaaaacaaaatgatgATCCGAGCGCGGGCTTTAGATGTGAGCCATGTGACAAATCATTTAGAAAGCTGCATCACTTAGTTGAACACAGGGAGACCCATGATGGAATCAACCGACAGAAGATTGCTACTACTGTACCGACGGTGGTTGAAAAAATAACACCGCCACCTCAGTGTGATATATGTAAGAAAACTTTCAGgaagttacatcatttaatagaGCATAAAGAGCAACATCTTGAAACAAGCTCCGAAAAATCAGATGACAAAAGTGTGAAGAGTTCATTGTCCACAAAGGACATTATACACGAATGTCCACTCTGTTATATGGTATTCCCTAATGAGCATTCTCTGAATAAACATCATATTATTTGTCAAAGAAAAAAGCGGCAATCAAAACAGCCGAAACCTATATTGGAAGACGGCGAGACACTTGATATGGACGAAACTGCAAAGTCAGAAGAGAGTAAATTTGAAGATAATGATGAACCTGAAATAATTTCTGAGGAAGTAAAAGTTATTAATCTGGACAAAGATGATGAGAAAGAGAAAGTAGATGCGCCATTACCAGcagaaaacataaatataatagaaattattgaaaatcCGCCCCCGGCGGAAGTAAAAGAGATTGCCGTCAAAGACCAAGAAATACCAGAAGAGGAGGAAGAAATTAAGAACCCTACTCCTAAATACACAACCACTAAAGTTGAAGTGCCTTCTGAAATTATAGAAGTCAAAATGAAAAGTGAGGAAAAGGAAAGTCAAAAGGAAGTGGAAAAAGTCCAAGATGTGCCTAAAAAGAAAACGCCTGCCAAAAGCAAGGTTATAGCAACTGCTATAAAGCGACAAAAGCTTAGTACTCCAGCCCCAACAGAAACAGACAAATCTCCAATGGAAACGAGCGACGACGACGAAGTTCGTTACATGCTCAACCCTAATTTCAAAGCTGACGACACTTCAGAAGGCAAGGTATTTATGAAGGTTCGTGCTAAGAAACGGAATTCTCTTCAGATCGAACGACCGAACTCTAAGGATTTAATCAAAAGAAGAACTTCACTACAGCATCCACCTAAAATACCACGTCTAAAGCCAAAACCTATTGAACCGAAAGTGACAACATCGGTTATGAGAAATCCTGCAAAGCCTCCTAAACTAGAGCCAGTGCCTTCGACAGACTCGGACGATAGCGACGTCAAATACTCTTTCCCCAAACAAACACCAGAGAGGACAACACTAAGAGAACGTTCATCCAGAGAGCTCGAGAGGAAGCCGCAAAGAAAATCTTTGAcggaaaaaagaaaaacattaagTGGTATCGCCAAGCGGAAATCCTTGGGGAAGTCTGCTGGAATCCGACACAAGGAAGCTGCCTCGCCGCCTAAACCAGTCAAAAGAC GTACAACGGAAGTGGGCCATCGGTGCGACTGTGGGCAGTTATTCAGCAGCGCGGCGCTGCTGTCGCGCCACACCAGCCTGGCGCACACACCGCCGCGGATACGCAAGAGGAGGTCTCCGCCGCCCGACGTCGCCAAGCCCGCCATCAAACCGCCGCCCAAAAATATCGACAAGCCCAAACAGACTGTCGGCTCGCGAAAGTCCAGCGTCAGAAGTGACACCAGCACTTCAAACACTAAGTCAACCGTCACAACAAGGAAGTCGAGCGTTAAAACCGATGCCAAAACACCAACAGACACTCGCAAATCGATTAAGCCTGTCGAAAAGGTTGAACCTAAAACATCAAACGCCCCGAATGCGAAAGGTAGGAGGAGTATCGCCACCAGGACGACCGCCATACCGGACAAGGGGAAGAAACCAATGCAGaaatcaaaaatatga